One stretch of Alphaproteobacteria bacterium DNA includes these proteins:
- the hcrC gene encoding 4-hydroxybenzoyl-CoA reductase subunit gamma translates to MKSILSLWVNGRLREDAVDSATLLIDYLRDQVGLTGTKQGCDGGECGACTVLVDDRPRLACVTLAHQVAGRRVETVEGLVENGRMSRLQQAFHEKLGTQCGFCTPGMIMAAEALLRKNPDPSVDEIKLALSGNLCRCTGYVKIVEAVQEAAQ, encoded by the coding sequence ATGAAATCCATCCTTTCCCTATGGGTGAATGGCAGGCTGCGCGAAGATGCGGTCGATTCAGCCACCCTGTTGATCGATTATCTGCGCGACCAAGTTGGCCTGACCGGCACCAAGCAGGGCTGCGATGGCGGCGAATGCGGGGCTTGCACGGTTCTGGTCGATGATCGTCCGCGTCTGGCCTGCGTCACGCTGGCCCATCAGGTGGCGGGCAGGCGCGTTGAAACGGTCGAGGGGCTGGTGGAAAATGGCCGCATGAGCCGCTTGCAGCAGGCCTTTCACGAAAAGCTGGGCACGCAATGCGGTTTCTGCACGCCCGGCATGATCATGGCCGCCGAGGCCTTGTTGCGCAAAAATCCCGATCCGTCGGTTGATGAGATCAAGCTGGCGCTGTCGGGCAATCTGTGCCGCTGCACGGGTTATGTCAAAATCGTCGAAGCGGTGCAGGAGGCGGCTCAATGA